From the Companilactobacillus ginsenosidimutans genome, the window TTTTATTATTGTTCGTTTATTTTGACTTATAAATTCATATAAAAAAAATAATATAATAATTGTTCGTATTTTACTGTTATTTTATCATGAATATAAAAAAATCCCGATACGATAAATTCGTATCGGGATATAAAATAAGTTATTAATTATTTTTCTTTCTTTTGTTGTGCTTTCATTGATGCCATAACTTGGTTAAGTTTCTTCTGTGAAGGCTTTTGTCCCATTTGTGCCATCATTTGTTTGATCATATCAGCACTGATTGGCGGATTGTCTTGAAAATACTTTTTCATATACCATCTGGCAACGAAAAATCCGATTACGACTCCGGCTAACACACCGATGATCGCAGCGATAACTATTGGCCACATATTCTTCTCACCCTTTCCATACTTATCTAATACTACATAAATTTACGTCTAATTTAAAGTCTAATCGTCTCTTAGACCCTTTTCTCTTTGAATTTTACGAACTTTTTCAGGTGTAACTTCTTTTCCCTCTTTATCGAATACTCTCATCATTTCAATTTGGGATTTGAAACCTGCTCTAAAGTTTTCCAAATACTCTTTACGAAGGGCACGTTGCTCCTCTTCTTCTTCTTTGGTAATTGTTCTATCTTTGGCTTTATGAGCTAAATCATTTAGCTTTTCAACTAAAGTTTCATTCTTTGTCATATTTGTCACCCCATAACCGAACACTTGTTTGAATTATACCTTTTACTTTGATACAATCTATTTAAGATATTAACAATGAGGTGTTCTAATGTCAAAAAACGAAGGATCAAAACAAACTCAAATACTTGAGTGCATCCACGACTACTTAGACGAACATGGTTATCCGCCAACGGTTCGTGAAATTTGTGAAGCAGTTGATCTTTCTTCAACTTCTACTGTCCACGGTCATTTATCTCGCTTAGAGAAAAAAGGATATATTCAAAGAGATCCAACTAAACCACGTGCACTTGAATTGACAATTTCAGGGCTTAATTTAATAGGTATAAAATCAAAAGAGATTCCTATTATTGGTACAGTTGCAGCTGGACAACCAATTTCCGCAGAACAGGATTTTGAAGGTACTTTCCCTATCCCACCTGACTTATCACGTGATTCTGGTGAATTATTCATGCTCAAAATTCATGGCGAAAGTATGATCAACGTTGGTATCCTAGATGGTGATCAAGTTATTGTCCATGAACAAAATACCGCAAACAATGGTGAAATCGTCATTGCAATGACTGAAGACATTGAAGCCACATGTAAGAGATTTTACGCAGAGAATGGGCACTATAGACTTCAACCGGAAAATGATACCATGGATCCTATTATCTTAGAAAATGTTGAAATCGTCGGTAAAGTCGTTGGTCTTTATAGACCTCAAATATTCTAAACGTTATCACACCATCTGGTGTGATTTTTTTTGACAATTGGACACAAAAAAAAGACTTGCGTATGCAAGTCTTTTAAATTGTCATGACTAGATGTCACGACGACGTTCTTTAATACGTGCAGCTTTACCTGTACGATCACGAAGAAAGTATAGTTTACTACGACGTACACGACCATATCTAACAACATCGACTTTATCAACACGAGGTGTGTTAAGTGGGAATGTTCTTTCAACACCAACACCACTTGACATCTTACGAACTGTATAAGTTTCGCTGATACCTGTACCGTGTTTCTTGATTACGACACCTTCGAATAACTGAATACGTTCACGAGTTCCTTCAACAACCTTAGCATGGACACGAACTGTGTCACCAGCGCGGAATTCTGGAATGTCAGAACGTAATTGTTCTTTTGTAATTGCTTGAATTAATGGCTTCATTAATTTTTTCTCCCTATCCGACACTCATACATATCTTTATCTAATACACAGCGGAATATCGTTAATTGTGTTTAAACACTTCTAATATACTACATTATTTGTGATTACTTGTAAACTACATTTCTGAACGAATTTCACGAAGTAACTTCTCTTCTTCCTTTGTCAGATCAATAGTTTCGAGCAAATCAGGACGTCTTATTAAAGTTTTTCTCAACGACTCTTTTAAACGCCAAATTCTAATTTTTTCATGATTACCACTTGTTAATACCTCTGGTACTTCTTTACCACGAAAATCGGCTGGACGGGTATATTGTGGATATTCAAGTAATCCATGCGAGAACGACTCTTCCTCTGCTGAAAAATTATTACCGAGAACACCGGGAACAAATCGCATCGTAGCGTCAATCATACTCATTGTAGGTAATTCTCCACCTGTGAGAATGTAGTCCCCAATCGACACCTCATCAGTAACTAAATCTTTAATACGCTCGTCAAAGCCCTCGTAGTGTCCGCAAATGAATACTAACTGCTCTTCTTTTGCAAATGATTGGGCCATTTTTGTATCAAATGTTTTACCTGCAGGATCTAAAAGAACGACCCTTTTTTTACCAGGATTCTCCGTTTCCAAATAACTCATCGCATCATAAATTGGTTGAGCTTGTAAAAGCATCCCCGCTCCACCACCATAAGGGGTATCGTCAACATGATGCTGCTTATTAGTTGTAAAGTCACGGAAATCAATTACTTGTAAATTGAGCAACCCTTTTTCTTGAGCTTTGCCAATTACAGATTCATTCAAAGCATCAAACATTCTTGGAAATATACTTAATATTGAAATATCCATTAGTCTATCAATCCATCCGGAAGATCAACATTGATAACTTTGTTATCAATATCGACTTTTTTTACTACATCTTCGATATACGGAATAAGTACTTCATCATACTTTGGACCTTTAACCACCCAAACGTCGTTAGGACCCAATTCCATAATCTCTGTCACCTTACCAATTTCGCCTAGCTTTTCATCAACAACCGGCAAGCCAACAATCTGACTATATAAAAATTCACCTTCAGCCAACTCAGGCTTTATTTCATTAGAAGTAAACAACTCGTTACCTTTGTATTGTTCAACGTCATTAATATTATCGAATCCTTTGAATTTCAATAGAATAAAATTCTTATGCTTACGAGACGACTCAATAGTAAATTCTTTGTTTCCAGCTTTTGATTTCATAATCAATTTGGAACCAGATTTAAATCGTTCCTCAGGAAAATCAGTGATAGAAATAACTCTTACTTCACCCTTGATACCATGAGTATTGACTATTTTGCCAACACGAAATAGTTTATCTGACATTTAATTCTCCATTTAAAAGAAAATAGGACCATGATAAAAGCAAGTTTTATCTGATCCTAATCGTCTTAATTATTTTGTATACTTGCTTTCATGATACTTTTGCATCAAACCATGTTTCTTAAGTAAGTTATGTACTGTATCTGAAGGTTGTGCACCTTTTTGTAACCAGTCCATGATCTTGTCATCATCTAACTTAAGTTCTTCTGGTTGTGAGATTGGGTTGTAGTAACCAACTTGTTCGATGAAGCGGCCATCACGTGGAGCACGTGAATCTGCAACAACGATTCTATAGAAAGGTCTTAATTTACTACCCATACGTTTCATTCTAATTTTAACTGACATTGTATGTCCTCCTGAAATTTCTTAACTTTGTTAGTATACACAAAAATAGATAGCATGTAAAGGAAAAAACTTTACACCCATCCGTTTTTTTTAATTACTCTTGAATCGCTTAATTTTCTTTAAACGTTTCTTCTTATTTTTCTTCTGCTTACGTACCATGGAGTGCATTGCCATCTTACCGAGACGCCCTTGGACACCATTCCCCATAAGTTGATCCATACCGTTCATGTTACCCTTACTCATTTGTTTCATCATATCTTGAGACTGTTTGAATTGCTTAATCATACGGTTAACTTCTTGAACAGAACGACCTGATCCAGCAGCAATTCTACGTCTTCTAGAAGGGTTTAGAAGTTTTGGATCTTCTCGTTCCTTCGGAGTCATCGAATAAACAATGGCCTTCAGGTGAGAAATATCTTTTTCATCAATATTAACATTTGCCAAGGCTGGGTTATTTGCCATACCTGGAATCATTTTCATAATTTCATCGAGTGGACCCATTTTTTGAATTTGATCCATTTGATCAATAAAGTCGTTAAAATCAAAGCTATTCGCCTTAATTTTTTCAGCCATGTCTTCTGCTTGCTTCTGATCATACTCTTTTTGAGTTTTTTCAATCAAGGTAAGCATATCACCCATACCAAGAATTCTATTCGCCATTCTATCAGGATGGAAAACGTCTAGTTGGTCAAGTTTTTCTCCTTGACCAATAAACTTGATTGGTTTTCCAGTTACAGCACGAATTGATAGCGCTGCACCACCACGAGTGTCACCATCAAGTTTTGTAAGTACAACACCGGTGATATCGAGTTGCTCATCAAAACCAGCAGCAACTTTGGCTGCAACTTGACCTGTCATTGAATCAGCAACAAATAAAATTTCATTTGGTTGCGCTAATTCTTTGATTTGCTTTAATTCGTCCATCAATTTCTCATCGATTTCCAAACGTCCGGCAGTATCAATAATTACATAATCATTTTTATTTTCAGCAGCCTTAGCCAATCCATTTCGAACAATATCAACTGGGTTCTTGTCAGTACCTTCTTCATACACAGGTGCACCGACTTGTTCAGCAACAGTCTTCAATTGTTCAATTGCAGCTGGACGATAAACATCCCCTGCAATAAATAATGGACGAGCTTTATCATTAGCCATTAAATATTTTGCAAGTTTACCAGCTGTAGTAGTTTTACCAGCACCTTGGAGACCAACCATCATGATGATTGTTGGAATATGGGGAGCTTTATTTAACGGAACAGCTTCAGTTCCCATGAGTTTAGTTAACTCATCATCAACAATTTTTACGACTTGTTGTGATGGAGTTAAGCTATCCATAACTTCAGCGCCTAATGAACGCTCTCTAACTTGTTTAATAAAGTCTTTAACAACATCAAAGTTAACATCAGCTTCTAACAAAGCCATTCTAACTTCGCGCATCACAGTACGGACGTCGTCTTCAGATAATTTACCCTTTCCTCTTAAAGAAGAAAAAACTTTATTAAGTCTTTCGCTTAAACCTTCAAAAGCCATATTTAACTCCTATTACATCTCATTTATTTTTGAAATACGAGTGACTAAAGCAAGTAATTCTTTGTCATTCGAATATTTATTTGATACTAGATTACTTAATTCATTTGCAATATCATCAATTTCTTGAGTTTTATCAATTAAATTAAGTTCTTTCTCAAATCTTTCCAACGAAGAAACGGACCGGTGAATATTGTCTAACACGGCTTGTCTTGAGACATGCAACTGTTCGGCAATTTCACCTAATGAAAAATCTTCAACATAATATAAGTTCATATATTTGTCTTGTTTACTCGTAAGTAACGTATGGTAAAAATTGTACAACAAATTTATCTCATTCGTCTTTTTCATATCCATTTTATTCACCTGAATCGACAATCAAGTCCTTAAACAATCCATAAATGAATTTCTCAGCGTCAAAATCACGCAGATCGTCCATTTGCTCGCCTAATCCTACTAATTTAACTGGTAAATGCAATTCATTTCGAATTGGCAGTACAATCCCACCTTGGGAACTTCCATCTAACTTAGTTAAAACAATTCCAGTAACGTTGGTAGTCTCATTAAATTGTTTAGCCTGGCTTAATGCGTTTTGACCGGTTGAACCATCTAGTACCAGTAAGACCTCCTGCGGTGCATCTGGCAACTCTTTAGTAATGACACGTTTGATTTTTTCAAGTTCACGCATCAAGTTTTGCTTATTCTGGAGACGTCCGGCAGTGTCAACCAACAGTATATCAAAGTCCTCATTAATTGCACGTTGAACAGCATCATAAACAACTGACGCCGGATCTGTTTGAGCAGCTTTGGCCTCAACAGGAACATTGACTCTTTTTCCCCAAACCTGAAGTTGTTCAATCGCTCCAGCTCTAAATGTATCACCCGCAGCTAATAGAACTTTCTTACCTTGAGACTGGAACCTATGAGCCAATTTTCCGATGGTAGTTGTCTTTCCGGCACCGTTAACCCCGACAAATAAGAACACTGTAGGATTCTTATCTTGACTGAAGTGTAAAGTGTTATCTTCTTCTTTACCTTCTTCATCATACATATCAACTAATTTTTCGACAATGACATCAGAAACATCAGCACGCTTCTTTACGTTCTTCAGTTTCACTTCTTCACGAAGTTCATCCGAAATTCTCATCGCAGTTTCGTATCCAACATCAGATTCAATGAGTAGCTCTTCAAGGTCATCAAAGAACTCTTCATCGACACTTCTGAAGTTAGCTAGGAATTTGTTGAAACGAGCACTAAAAGATGTACGGCTTTTTTTCAATCCTTCGTCATATTCTTTGACATCATCTTTTTCATCTGAATTAGTTTCAGATTCTTGTACAGATCCATCAGTGGCATCTTCAGTTGTTTGCGTATCATTTTCTTCTAAAACATTTGTTTCGGTTTCTTCAGGTTGTGTTTCAGTAGACTTATCTTCTACAGATTCGGTTGATGATGAATCCGAAGTTGAAACTTCTGAATCAGTTGATTCCTCCTCAAGCTTTGTTGAGTCGTTAGACTTTTCTACACTTGAATCTGATTCAGTTTCTTCATTCGATTCTGAAGAAATTTCAGATTCGGATTTTTTTGCATTAGCGTCCTCGTCTTTATCATCTTCAGACTTTGAAGTTGCTTGTGGCTTTTCTTCAACCACAGAAGTATCATCTGGACTAACTTGATCACTGGACTGTTGATCAGTTTGTTCCTCATTCACTTCTTCATTTTGTTTCTTCTCATCTTCTTTATCATTGCCAGAAAAGGCTTTTTTAATCCTATCAAAAAGTCCCATGTTTACTCCTATTCCTTTATCTCAACAGTTAGAACCCTGGATACACCAGATTCTTCCATTGTAACCCCGTATAGCCGATTAACATTCATCATCGTCCCCTTACGGTGGGTTATTACGATAAATTCAGTATTGTCATCATAACGATTTAAATAATTAGCAAAACGATAAACATTTGCATCATCTAACGAAGCTTCAACTTCATCAAGAATACAAAATGGCACTGGATTAACTTTAATAATTGCAAAAAGTAATGTGATTGCCGTTAATGCCTTTTCACCACCAGATAATAAGCTTAAACGTTGGAATTTCTTCCCGGGTGGCTGTGCAATAATCTCGATTCCCGTCGCCAACATATCGTTTGGCTCAGTTAGTACTAGTTTAGCACGACCACCAGCAAACATTTCTGGGAAAATAACCTCAAATGCCGCTGCCACATCATCAAATGTTTTTTTGAATCTGGTAATAACTTCATTATCCATCTCAGACATTGTATCAAGCAATTGCTTCCTAGCTTTAACCAAATCATCTTGTTGTGAAGTTAAGAACTCATACCTATCTTTGACTGCATCGTATTCGTCAATTGCGGAAATATTAACATTTCCAAGCTCTTTAATACCCATCTTCAAAAGATGTGCATCATGTTTAAGCTGTTTAGTGTCAATATTGTCTTCTTTTATTTCAGCAATCGCTGCCTCATAAGTTATTTGGTACTGCTCTGATAATACATCAAGTCTGCCGTTCATATCATTTGAAAGCTTCGTGGACTTAATAGCCAAATTCTCTTGTTGATCAGAAGCTGATTTTTGCAAATCGAAATTTCTTTGTGCTTCCTGATTCAGTCGTTCTGATTCATCATACTTGGTTTTTCTCTCAGTTTGGAGCTTTTGCAAATCCAACTTAATGGTTTGAATCTGTTTGTCTAATGACTGGACTCGCTCCTTAATTGCCGAATTGTTTGTATCAAGCTTTTGTCGTTCTGAATTCAATGCTTCCAATTGAGATTGTAAACTTTCAGATTGTTCATTGTTTTCGCTTATTTCAGATTTTAGTCGTTTAATCTGATCTGATTCATTTTTAAAGTTACTTTTGACAACTACAAGTTGAGTCTGTAACTCTTGCATCTGTTTATTGGTTTTTTCTTGTTCAGAATCAAAGTCATTAAGTACTTTTTGTTTGTGTTCAATATCTACTTGCAAATCAGCAATTGACTGTTTAAGTGTTTTTGAAGCTTCAACTTGATTTTGCAATTCATTTTCGATATCTGTACGTTCTGATTGAGTACGTTTCTGGTTGTATTGCAATGCTTCCTGTTGCTCTTGCAAATGCTTTTGTTCATTTTTATGGCTAGAAAGCTGATTCTCAAGTTGGTTCTTTGATTCCGTATATTTCTTCAACTCATCACTAATTGATTCATTTTCTTTACGCAATTGAATTAGTTGTTCACGTAACCTTTGAACGCTTCTTTGTTTCTCATCAATATCGTGTTCTTGCTTTGAAAGCTTTTCAGTTAAACTATCTAACTCTTCTTTACGCGTTAAAATGCTACTATTGAATCTACGTTGTTGACCACCAGTCATAGATCCACCAGCATTTACGACGTTACCATCAATAGTTACAACTCGATATTTTCTACCAACCGCGGCGGATGCCCTGGTGGCGGCATTAATATCTCTAGCGACGATAACATTGCCTAAAATACTTTTTATAACATTACTAACTTCTGATTTGAAATTAATTAAATCAGCAGCTATCCCAATATAGCCATCAACATTTTTTACTTTGTCTAAATCTGTGGAATAAATATTTCTTGGCTTGATAATACTTAGAGGCAGAAAAGTCGCACGTCCCCCTCGATTTGTACGTAAATAATTAATACCTTTTTTTGCGGATTCCTCATTTTTAGTAACAATGGATTGAAGTTGATTCCCAGCTATAGTTTCAATAGCAACTTGATATTGCTGCGGAACCTCGATTAATTCAGCAATGGCACCAACGATACCGCCAATTTCTGTACTGTTATTCAAAACGTTCTTTGCACCATCGTAAAATCCGGCATGTTCGTGTTCCATATTTTCCAGAACATTTTTTCTTGCCTTAGTTTCTTGAACATTTTCCAACAGCTTCAGATAAACCGAATTCTCACTTTGACCTTCTTCGGTAATCTTTTGCATGGAATGTTCGAGCTTTTGACTTTTACTAACCAAATCCTCATTTTCATTATCTAACTTTTTTATTTCCTCTCGTACTTGAGTAATTTTGACATTTGAATTATTCAAATAGCGGACTACCTCAGCCAAACGTTTTTCTTGGTCAGCTGATTGTGAGGCAATTCTGGTCAATTGCTTATTAGAAAATTTTTGTTCATTAGAATTGGAGACTTGCTCTTGAAGTGAATTTACATAATTATCCCTTGCATCCGAAATACTCTTATTTAATTCTTCTGGAGTTTTATCTTGGATTTGTTTAATTTCAGAAATTTGCTTTGAAAGCAAATTAATCTGTGACCGATAATCAGAGAGTTTTTTTTGTCTATCTTCCAAATCAGATTTCTTTTCTTGATTATCAGTTGATAAATTGGAGATTCTTTCGCTGATGGAATTCTTACTTGATGCATTAAATCCATTTCGCTCATCCGAAACAGCAATCTGTCCATTCAATTTTTCTAATTCTCTGGTTGTTGATACTAACTGATCTTGTTTTGTATCAATGCTAGATACTATTCGATTAACGTCTTCACGATTTCGATTAACTTGAAGATTTGATTGTTTAACTTGATTATCAATATTTTTAAGGCTGGCTTTGACCTCATCAATTTCTTTTTGAATTCCAGACTTTTGATCGGCCAAATCCTTAATTTCAAGAGCAAGGATTTGTTGATACAAAGCATCATATTTACCCTTTTGTTCCTGATAATCACGTGCAATACTAGCTTGTTTCTTCAAAGGTTCAACCCGTTGAGATAATTCTGAAACAATATCCGAAACTCGATGTAAGTTATCAGTTGTTTCCTCAAGCTTGTTCTCAGCCTGTTGTTTCTTTTGTTTGAACAACGAGACACCAGCAGATTCTTCAATAATACTTCTACGTTCGACTGGCTTGCTATTAAAGATTTCTTCAACTCTACCCTGAGAAATAATTGAAAATGACTGTTTTCCCATTCCTGAATCCATAAAAATTTCATTGATATCTTTTAGACGACAATTTTTATTGTTAATCGAAAATTCACTATCCCCATTTCGGAATAGCTTTCTTTTAATAGTAACGTTTTCTTGTTGTGACTTTAATTCGTGATTTGAATTATCAAATTGTAAAGTAACCTCAGCACGATTCATTTGTGGCCGAGTATCACTACCGGCGAATATTACGTCAACCATTTTGTCACCACGCAAACTGCGTGCTGATTGTTCCCCCATGACCCAGCGGATAGCTTCTGTAATATTTGATTTTCCACTACCGTTAGGTCCAACAATTCCGGTTATTCCGGAAGTAAAATCGATCTTGGTTTTGTCAGCAAATGACTTAAACCCGTTGATCGTCAATGATTTTAATGGCATAAATTAACTCCTATAACTCTTCTAGTGCACGTTTTGCAGCCATTTGTTCCGCGTGTTTTTTACTATAACCATAGCCTTTTGATAGAACCTTCTTATTTACAACGAGTTCAATTTCAAATTTTTTGTCATGGTCAGGTCCTTCTTCATCTATCACCTGATAATTAATATCGACTTCTCCAGCCTGTTGCAGTTTCTCTTGAAGATGTGTCTTGAAATCTGTGTCTTCAGAAAATTCACCAGAAGCAATATGTGGATAAACAACTTGTGTTAAGAATTGTTCAACTACTTCATTACCTTGATCAAGATAAAGAGCACCGTTGAAAGCCTCAAAAATATCTTCAAGCAATGTATGTCTTTGACGAGCACCTTGTTTTTCTTCACCTCGGCCAATTTGTAAATACTTGTCGATGTGAATTTGCTTTGCAAATCGAGCAAAACTATCTGTTCTAACAATGTCTGACCTCAAACGCGTCAATTTCCCCTCAGGTAATTCTGGAAAATGTGTGAAAAGATACTCTGAAATATTAATTTCCAGTACAGCATCCCCTAAAAACTCTAAACGTTCGTAGTCTCCAATGTTAAGGTCTCGGTGTTCATTATCATAAGATGAATGTGTCATTGCACGCTCAACCAATTTCTTATCGTTAAACGAAATACCGTAATCTTCTTTTAATAAATCAAAAAATTTAGGATCTAACATAGTTCGACTCCCTTCAAATACTTCTCATTATACTAAATTTTTACGCTGAATAATTGCATAAGTAAAAAAAATAAGACCATTTGGTCTTATTTTTGATTATTTTTGATATAGTCTACTGCATCACCGACGGTTGCAATTTTTTCAGCATCCTCATCAGGGATTTCTGCACCAAACTCTTCTTCAAGTTCAAGTACAAATTCCACATAATCAATTGAGTCACCGTCAAGATCTTTAGTGAATGATGTTCCTCTAGTTAATGAGCTTTGTTCTACTTCAAATTTATCAGCCAAAAGAGCTGTAATTTTATCAAAAATTTCTTGTTCAGACATATGCTTACTCCTATATACGACTATTTGTCGCTTTGCATTTTTTCAAAATATGTATTTGCTTTGTTTACTGTATCGTTTAGTAACATATCATAAATTTGCTTGACTGTGTAAAAAATTGTATCAACATCTGCAGCACCATGCGCTTTAACAACTGGAGATTTCAATCCTAATAACACAGCTCCACCTGCACGTGAGGTGTCAAACGTATCTTTAATGCCTTTTAGCGAAGGTGCAACAATAGCAGCACCCATTTTAGTGAAAAATCCGTTATTCATCAAGGCTTTTTTTAACTCATGCAAAATTATTCTTGCAGTTCCTTCCGTGGCCTTCAGTGCAGCGTTTCCAGTGAATCCATCTGTAACAATTACATCAGCCACACCAGCAAGGATATCGTTTGATTCAACATTACCAATAAAGTTAATTTCTTCCGTATTTTTTAGAAGTTCATAAGCTTCTTTATGTAAGGTATCGCCTTTGTCAGCTTCACTACCATTGTTCAAAAGACCAATTCTTGGTTCTTTAATTTGTTTTACATCTTGAGCATAAATTGAACCCATCACAGCCCACTGCTGTAAATAAGTTGCTTTTGCCTCAGCATTTGCACCCACATCAAGCATATTTACACCTAGTGGTGAATTTGTTACTGGTAATGTTGGCATTAATGCTGGTCGATCAACTTGTTTGATTCTTCCGATAATAAAAATACCTGCTGCAAGAAGTGCTCCAGTGTTCCCAAGTGAGAACATAGCATCGTTTTCCCCATCTTTAACTGATCTCGCTGCACGAACCATTGAGGAATTCTTTTTAGAACGAATAGCTTTAACAGGTTCATCTGTTCCTAGAATTTCTTCATCTGTATGAACAATTGTAATGTTTTTATTGTTCTGTAATACTTCTTTTATCTTAGTTTCATCGCCATAAAGGACAAACTCTAAGTCTGACCATTCGTCACGAGCCTTTTCAATACCCTCAACTACTACCTGAGGTGCATTGTCTCCACCCATTGCGTCTACAGCTATTTTCATTTTTATTCCTCACTAATCGAAATTATTTAGTTGTTCAAATTCAACACTTAAAAACAATTTTAACACTTTATTTTCTGGTTTTTCGATTGCATCGTCATCCTTAAATAATTGTTCAGCTTCCTGCTGAGCCGTTTCAAGAATATTAAAATCAACTATCGGATTTCCTACTTTAAAATCAGGTAATCCAGATTGCTTACTGCCTAACAAATCACCAGAGCCACGCATCTTTAAATCTTCTTCTGCTAACACAAATCCATCAGTTGTCGTCGTAAGTATTTTCATACGTTCAAGTGCAATTTCATTTTTAGGATCTGCAATCAAAATACAATATGACTGCTTATCTCCACGACCAACACGCCCTCTCAATTGATGTAATTGTGATAAACCGAATCGATTCGCATCATAAATCACCATGACAGTTGCATTTGGAACATCCACTCCAACTTCAATAACGGTCGTGGAAACCAAGACATCAATTTTTTGAGCACTAAAATCATCCATAACTGATTCTTTTTCATCATTGGGCATTTGACCGTGTAAAAGTCCAATTTTATATTTGGGTGCAAACAATTCATTGAACTTATCAAAAATTAATTCAGCATTCTTTAAATCAATTTTTTCAGATTCTGAAATTAATGGAGTTACCACATAAACTTGTGCATGGTCCTCAAGCTGCTTTTTAACAAAACGATACATCTGTTCAACTTTTTGACTACGTATCCAATATGTTTGAATTGGTTTTCGTCCAGATGGAAGTTCATCTATACGAGAAACATCCATATCTCCATAAGTTGTAATAGCCAGTGTTCTTGGAATTGGAGTCGCCGTCATTGCGAGCACATCCGGATTTGGACCTTTTTCTCTTAAAGCT encodes:
- the smc gene encoding chromosome segregation protein SMC, translated to MPLKSLTINGFKSFADKTKIDFTSGITGIVGPNGSGKSNITEAIRWVMGEQSARSLRGDKMVDVIFAGSDTRPQMNRAEVTLQFDNSNHELKSQQENVTIKRKLFRNGDSEFSINNKNCRLKDINEIFMDSGMGKQSFSIISQGRVEEIFNSKPVERRSIIEESAGVSLFKQKKQQAENKLEETTDNLHRVSDIVSELSQRVEPLKKQASIARDYQEQKGKYDALYQQILALEIKDLADQKSGIQKEIDEVKASLKNIDNQVKQSNLQVNRNREDVNRIVSSIDTKQDQLVSTTRELEKLNGQIAVSDERNGFNASSKNSISERISNLSTDNQEKKSDLEDRQKKLSDYRSQINLLSKQISEIKQIQDKTPEELNKSISDARDNYVNSLQEQVSNSNEQKFSNKQLTRIASQSADQEKRLAEVVRYLNNSNVKITQVREEIKKLDNENEDLVSKSQKLEHSMQKITEEGQSENSVYLKLLENVQETKARKNVLENMEHEHAGFYDGAKNVLNNSTEIGGIVGAIAELIEVPQQYQVAIETIAGNQLQSIVTKNEESAKKGINYLRTNRGGRATFLPLSIIKPRNIYSTDLDKVKNVDGYIGIAADLINFKSEVSNVIKSILGNVIVARDINAATRASAAVGRKYRVVTIDGNVVNAGGSMTGGQQRRFNSSILTRKEELDSLTEKLSKQEHDIDEKQRSVQRLREQLIQLRKENESISDELKKYTESKNQLENQLSSHKNEQKHLQEQQEALQYNQKRTQSERTDIENELQNQVEASKTLKQSIADLQVDIEHKQKVLNDFDSEQEKTNKQMQELQTQLVVVKSNFKNESDQIKRLKSEISENNEQSESLQSQLEALNSERQKLDTNNSAIKERVQSLDKQIQTIKLDLQKLQTERKTKYDESERLNQEAQRNFDLQKSASDQQENLAIKSTKLSNDMNGRLDVLSEQYQITYEAAIAEIKEDNIDTKQLKHDAHLLKMGIKELGNVNISAIDEYDAVKDRYEFLTSQQDDLVKARKQLLDTMSEMDNEVITRFKKTFDDVAAAFEVIFPEMFAGGRAKLVLTEPNDMLATGIEIIAQPPGKKFQRLSLLSGGEKALTAITLLFAIIKVNPVPFCILDEVEASLDDANVYRFANYLNRYDDNTEFIVITHRKGTMMNVNRLYGVTMEESGVSRVLTVEIKE
- the acpP gene encoding acyl carrier protein gives rise to the protein MSEQEIFDKITALLADKFEVEQSSLTRGTSFTKDLDGDSIDYVEFVLELEEEFGAEIPDEDAEKIATVGDAVDYIKNNQK
- the plsX gene encoding phosphate acyltransferase PlsX; this translates as MKIAVDAMGGDNAPQVVVEGIEKARDEWSDLEFVLYGDETKIKEVLQNNKNITIVHTDEEILGTDEPVKAIRSKKNSSMVRAARSVKDGENDAMFSLGNTGALLAAGIFIIGRIKQVDRPALMPTLPVTNSPLGVNMLDVGANAEAKATYLQQWAVMGSIYAQDVKQIKEPRIGLLNNGSEADKGDTLHKEAYELLKNTEEINFIGNVESNDILAGVADVIVTDGFTGNAALKATEGTARIILHELKKALMNNGFFTKMGAAIVAPSLKGIKDTFDTSRAGGAVLLGLKSPVVKAHGAADVDTIFYTVKQIYDMLLNDTVNKANTYFEKMQSDK
- the rnc gene encoding ribonuclease III: MLDPKFFDLLKEDYGISFNDKKLVERAMTHSSYDNEHRDLNIGDYERLEFLGDAVLEINISEYLFTHFPELPEGKLTRLRSDIVRTDSFARFAKQIHIDKYLQIGRGEEKQGARQRHTLLEDIFEAFNGALYLDQGNEVVEQFLTQVVYPHIASGEFSEDTDFKTHLQEKLQQAGEVDINYQVIDEEGPDHDKKFEIELVVNKKVLSKGYGYSKKHAEQMAAKRALEEL